The nucleotide window TTATCAAAGTCAAAAACACCAGACCTTGGCCCATGCAAAATCCACCTGTCGATTTGTCTTTTATTTTATGGACACCAAAGATTTTAGTCGTACATTTGCTGCGTTTTTTGTCTGAATCATCAATACTTATAACCCCTTTCGTAATGCCATAAGTTTGAAAAACAATACTGAGGCTGAAATGGAATAGATGTTCCCAAGCAATTTTAGAATTCCGAAACATCCAGGAAAGAGCATTCTTTTTATACTGTCCCACACTAATACGAGAGAAGGCCGACCAATTAATGCTGTTTGTCAAAATTATTCCGGTAATGCAGAAGCCCAGCCAAAGCTTTTGAGTTCTACTTAACGACATTCCAGGAGAATGTTGGATTAATGCAGCATTTAATAAATCGGTATAATTCTCAACAAATGGCAACATCTTTTTTATTAACATTTCCGCCTCATCATACATAATCAGTGAAGCGGTTGCATATATCAAATCATCTCTTGTGTTTAAATGATTTTTATTTTATTTTGTCCATTGAGGCTGGCCATCCGATGGGTGAGATACTTCCTGTAAGGTTGTATTATAACATCGACTTGACCAGCCTTTTCATTTTTAATCTGGATTTACCATTCCAAATAAAAAAACTGGATCATCGAGTGAAACATTTACAAAAGAAGATCTAAGAAGTTCTCAAGGTGATATTTTAATTATTCCAGTTGCAGGGGAAGATGTTGTTAATGCGCTTTCAAATTCAATAGACGAACATCTCGAAAAGTGGTGGTTGAATGCTACTTCAACATAAATCATTGATAAGTACTTTGAAACGAAGGATCAAAACCTTTTGGAAAACATCAATCATTTTAAAATATGAAAAAGAGAAAGCTTTTTAATACCAGTGAGTATAAAACAGTTTCGGAACTCAGAGAGGCTCTTGAAGGAACTGATTATTATATACATCCTGAAATGCAAATCAAAAATGTGATTGAATTAGAAATAAACGAAAAAATATCTAAAAAAGATAGACGTGCATTTAACAATGCTACCTTCGATTTTGTTGTGTATAATAATAACTCTATTCCAGAATTTGTCATAGAATTCGATGGCCCCTGTCATTCAGAGCCTAAAAAACGACAAGCCGACTATAGAAAAAATATATGGTGCTCTCTCGCAGATTTGCCAATACTTCGAATAGATGATTCTTTTATCGCTAAATATGAAAAAACTACCTTTTTAAAGTTTATTGTAGACCGTTTCGTTTCTTGGCGTACTAAAAGTGAAACTATTATTAGAGAAATAGAAGAGCGAGTATCATTTGCAGAGTCAATATCTGATGTCGATTACGGTGATCCATGGAATGATCCATCAGTAGTTTTCGATCTAACGCATCGTTTTCCAGCATCAGTTGAAATCGCCACAAGGCTATTTGAAAATCATAAAATAGTTTCAAATTATCTTGATGATAAAACATATCATTCAGCAACTAATAATTATCCCTGGGTCGAGTTCCGACGG belongs to Desulfobacula toluolica Tol2 and includes:
- a CDS encoding DUF2726 domain-containing protein gives rise to the protein MKKRKLFNTSEYKTVSELREALEGTDYYIHPEMQIKNVIELEINEKISKKDRRAFNNATFDFVVYNNNSIPEFVIEFDGPCHSEPKKRQADYRKNIWCSLADLPILRIDDSFIAKYEKTTFLKFIVDRFVSWRTKSETIIREIEERVSFAESISDVDYGDPWNDPSVVFDLTHRFPASVEIATRLFENHKIVSNYLDDKTYHSATNNYPWVEFRRDRMGGGPIGDYARRVERTYKLERIYKKSNGKIGVEKIHELTTVVDYKWGAPTCGRYDINRNLEIPTVIFQGIPGTSVSELSDHFCDYLALDKLEKVTKKCLATIKD